The Phragmites australis chromosome 1, lpPhrAust1.1, whole genome shotgun sequence genomic interval AAATTGCATGTAAGACTCTTCTGTTCTGCGTTAACTGCTCCGCTCCAACATAtaaccaccgaggaccttagggTCCTCTTGTACGAGAAGCATCAAGCGTATCTTAGGGTGTACAAACTAGCCAACCATACTTCtattctaggtttatctatGAGTCAAAGAACGATAGTGATATTGCCTGACTATTATGTATCCCACATTCAGGTTCGTAATTTCATATGTGCTcacctacttatctttttttctattgattTGAATGCTCATCTTTTACATTAGGCAATCCCAGAAGACacacagttgatcaacaaagatatcacaaacttcttggtgatgtatatgctcttcggcaaGGGTGTCATGCCTTGTTCACGTAGAAGACGATGAGggtcagcgaacctaaggggtacagggCGCCCTGTACTACTCAaccagaaaatgatgaggacgatgtggatgatgatttcatgcccccaATGCATCGAAGTTCCAGCAGCAATAcataaaaaggttcaatgaTCATTGTAAGAGGACACTCATGCACCACATCAAGATGGCGTAGAATCGATAAGAAAATAGGATGTGctactaccgtgatagctcaagatgacaatgatgatgatttcataccacAACAACCCCTCCCTCTGAGGCCTTCATCTCCGAAGGATATTGATGACCCTTAAAATAATAGTGGATTTGTTGGTACCCATCTTTATAACTTCTCATTATCACCTCgaagacgacaaccatcttaccctgatagcattgactggTATTCTTCCGCTAATTTACGTCGCCACTTTCCTCTGCTGTCTTGACATATTCTAGGTATTCAATATCTATGCACTACGAACTATGCAAATGTCATACataactatttattttgtttatcaactatttgtctaatcaatgtgatggtaattttattatattaacgtactatccaagtacaattctttccaacatatgaaaGGTGTTTGTGAACTCAGGTTTTAGACACACCAATATATAACCAGCACCTCagggactaacattaattgtaactctaaaatcaataatgtgattgtatgaaccgttcaaccTCGGATTatgcttgctttaggatgaatgcttaaagcaaGCTTCGACTTTGAATTAAGATCAAATGGATATATGTTACTTCTATACTCActcaaaattaatatttttcatAGAGAATACTTTCATATGATTCTATACCTCCATGCATAGGCAACAATAATTTATTGCTGAACTTTCACATAATGAAataaccacaccaagcaacGGTTTTCACAGAGaatctctgtcaagcatcaatgccacaacttttcaagctctcacagggaatcctatacTTCAACCCCtagccaagcccatgcactcagtccatgcactagTCCTCAACCAATATAAATAATCCCACCCTCATCTATGGATAGACCATTCCTTCCAtagctctctcaactgtaatgtcttcctcagctccaccaaagggttgaaccaccgatgtgcttctgtgacgacccttgtaggcttcgcaagtcctatgacatctcctacacctatggcctacgcttcttcatgtgtgccaactactagtatGACAAGTCTCAACAAAtaccgtacgagtacccaccggtacATCAATGTATATCACTAATGTGGTActtttcatacgatttcatgcacttcCTTACTAATCTACCCTCTTgattcatttgtccagtctcctccacctatctgtgactttataGAATGActagacatggagcaaaatgcgcaccagaagcagtgggtcgacatgagcatacgGTAGAGGAGAGAAGCATATGAACGTCGGGAGTATGAGCACAGTAAGAGGAACTACAGCTCAAGTGTCAGGAAGAGGAGCGTATGAGGAAAGCAGCTAAGGAGAGCGTCGCAGCTAAGGCACACGAAGCAGAGAAGGAAAGCGGGAGAGGGCTCATCGTGCTAAAGCAGAGGGCCCCAatgccctgcgaaagggcaaatatcctagatgaCTCAGTAAAGAGCATCTATTATAACGTGatctattttcattctctaaggcatgtttggtttagcagcggcacattattaagttagtctttaggtgTACCGTATATATCAATGTTTGttatcgtcatctctttatggttaggatcCATTCACACAGCAACAAAAAAACCTCATATCGCATGTAATTTTATCAGTATATGTAACGTCTATAccaggttatatgataatcgtacttcacaactattattgttcgacaaattagattttgtatcctcccgaCATTACTTCCCTAAAAAGCTATCTACATgaatacattaaatgaataataaaatatcgataaaattatGACACACGCACTCATCctgtttctttctttatttattcactCGTGCCCTGATAAAACTAAATTATGCTACAAAACCAGTCCGCTCGCTATTTTATAGCAAAATACAGCAGCACGTGGTTCAAGAAGCGACAAAAGCTTTAGACCGGCCTGTATTACGATGTCGTATTTGGCATCTCAAGTGCCGAATACAGGAGTTTTCAGTACCTTAAGTACTAGAATCGATTTTGCGGTGTTTGAGGTGCCAAATAGAGATGCTAAATTTACCAATACgctaatatattatctattttaacaaataatGTTATATACATtgtatatttttagatttttacctaTATGTGAGACGTTACAAGAGCGGATCACATTTCTTTTTGAACTAACCCTGCCGGCCGCTTTTTGAACGCTGGGCATGCATGCTCTCAAGCTCATACAATTCTTTAATCGCATCTAGGTTGTGCCTTTGTGCAAGCAACGTGACATCTTCAAGGTGTCTTGAAGCACTTAGTAACtgatgttcttttttatttgtctcCACGGTCTTTTTATTTATCTTGacggtcttcaagtgcccctTTTTGGCTACTATTTTTTACAACATTGTATCAATatatactaataaaaatatatttttatcagaGCTTTTCTAAAGATAAATCTAgccatataatttttatatagctAATCTTGATAGTTTCAAACATATTAGtggttaaacttttaaaattttaactacaTAGTTTATAAAAGGACAAGTAAAAAGAACGGGAGCAGTAGCATCTTTCAAAAGCATTCTATTCAGTTATTACAAGTCTCAGGCTCCCCTCTGTATTTTTGCTGCATTCCGGGACATTGTGTTTTTGTCCTCTAATGCCCCCTCGTTTCTTTTTATTGAAACCCGCTCCTCCCCACGCGGCCTGCCTTGCCCTCCTCCGCCCGTTTCCCTCTCTTATTCAAACTTGCAAGCTCCTTTCTCTAACGCCGCCGTCCGTCTCCACCAAGCTCCTCACTCACTTCAGCCACTACTACACTGCTCTGTTTGGGTTGGAGCGCGCGTGGCGTGGGCGCGGAGCCCCTGCGAATTCCGGCGATGGGAAAGGCGGCGCGGTGGTTTCGCAGCTTGCTGGGCGGCGGGAAGGAGCAGGGGAAGGAGCAGAGGCGGGCCACGGCGCCGGGGAGCGACGCTATCCCCGCGTACAGGAAGCGCTGGAGCTTCGCCAGATCTTCGCGGGACTCCGTCCATGCCACGGCGGCGGATGCCGTGGCCAGGGGTGACGCTGCGATCGCGAGGGCGGCCGAGGCAGCGTGGCTCAAGTCGATGTACGGCGGGGCGGAGCGGGAGCAGAGCAAGCAcgccatcgccgtcgccgcggCCACTGCAGCGGCTGCGGACGCGGCCGTGGCCGCGACACAGGCCGCCGTTGAGGTCGTGCGTCTCACCTGCCAGGGTCCTATTTTCGCCGGCGGAGGCGCCGTCCTGAACCCCTGCGGCTGCGCCGGCGCTGCCGTCAAGATCCAGACGGCCTTCCGAGGCTTCTTGGTGAGTGACTAAAACCACTTCTCCTTCTGTTCTTGATCTGTTCGTGTTAATTGGTCACACCAACACATAGAAAACATACCATACTTGGTTCTCATTACTGTTCATTTAAGATTCTTTTTTTGGGTTCATGTACATGCTAATCTTGTGCAATGTACAGCCCAAACTTTGTGCAAAGTTTAAGCGAGGATTTGCCTTAAATTCTGGCAGGCCAAGAAGGCGCTGCGAGCTCTCAAGGCACTGGTGAAACTGCAGGCGCTGGTGCGGGGCTACCTGGTGCGGAAGCAGGCGGCCGCCACGCTGCAGAGCATGCAGGCGCTTGTCCGCGCGCAGGCCACCGTCCGCGCCGCCCGGTGTCGCGCCGTGCCCCCTCTGCCGCCTCTCCACCACCCTCCCGTCCGACCCCGCTACTCGTTGGTACGGCCTTGATTGCTTTCGAGTAAAGCAATCGCGCCTCATTGTCCTCGTCCGAGGTTGCGTGTTCTCTCCCTAACGAATCCGTGCGTTTCTTGTGCTGGCAGCAAGAACGGTACATGGACGACACGCGGAGCGAGCACGGCGTGCCGGCGTACAGCCGCCGCCTGTCCGCGAGCATCGAGTCGGCGTCCTACGGCTGGTACGACCGGAGCCCCAAGATCGTGGAAATGGACACCGGCCGGCCCAAGTCGCGCTTGTCCTCGCTCCGGACGAGCCCCCCGGTGCTCGACGCCGGAACCGGCGACGAGTGGTACGCGCAGTCCGTGTCGTCGCCCCTCCTGCCGTGCCACCTCCCCGGCGCGCCCCCGCGCATCGCGGTGCCGAGCTCGCGCCACTTCCCGGACTACGACTGGTGCGCGCTGGAGAAGccgaggccggcgacggcgcAGTGCACGCCCCGGTGCACGCAGTACACGCCGGCGACCCCGGCCAAGAGTGTGTGCGGCGCGGCCACCTACTCGTCGCCGAACTGCCCGAACTACATGTCGAGCACGCAGTCGTCGGGCGCGAAGTCCCGGTCTCAGAGCGCGCCGAAGCAGCGGCCGGAGGCCGGCGTGGTGGGCGCGCGGAAGCGGGTGCCGCTAAGCGAGGTGATCCTGGAGGCCCGGGCGAGCTTGAGCAGCGTAGGCATGCATAAGTCCTGCAACCGGGTGCAGGAGGCATTCGACTTCAAGGCGGCCGCCGTGAGCCGCTCCGACCGCTcgtcggaggcggcggccgggagGGACCGGGACATGTTCTTGCAGAGGAGATGGTGAATCTCCTACAGCTCAGCAGCTGTTCGCTCTTGCAGAGATGATTGGTGGGGGCGGCTAGAAAATGGCATATGATTAGTACTACTAGATAGTGATTAGTTTCTCATTAATTCCCTGTAAGCTCTTCACTCTTTGTGATCATGCAACCGGTGTGAGCTCTCTCTACTGTTCTTGTGTGTGGCTTGTCCGTCACAACTCACAAGCGAAGTGTATGGGAAGTTGGGAGATTTCATTTCGTTTTTCATAGCAGTACTTGGATGTACATTCCATCTCCTCCCAAGACAAGCTCTCTCTGTTTCGTTTCCAGTGCAAGTTTAATCGCCCCTTTGGCTCCCACCAGCTCTGAGAGAATTAATCCCAGCATTTCAAACGGGCATGAATTTTGATTCTCATATTTTTATGGTTCTCCGATCAATCCTGAAAAGACCGATCCAATCTGCAACTTCACGTTGCCACGTAGTACCAAACAGAATCTAGGACGTTTTCGGACGAACCTAGACCCCgtttgtataattttttttcaatttttttcccaaaaaaatcaaaaactatCTAAACGATTAGCTTCTGATCctaacttctagtaatttttgACTGATTGAGGAAGCGATTATGgctaaaatgaattaaaagctgagaagcGGGTTCTAGCTGTCTTTTCTGGCTTTTGGACGtgttgagaagctaaaaatttattataaa includes:
- the LOC133886773 gene encoding protein IQ-domain 26-like, translated to MGKAARWFRSLLGGGKEQGKEQRRATAPGSDAIPAYRKRWSFARSSRDSVHATAADAVARGDAAIARAAEAAWLKSMYGGAEREQSKHAIAVAAATAAAADAAVAATQAAVEVVRLTCQGPIFAGGGAVLNPCGCAGAAVKIQTAFRGFLAKKALRALKALVKLQALVRGYLVRKQAAATLQSMQALVRAQATVRAARCRAVPPLPPLHHPPVRPRYSLQERYMDDTRSEHGVPAYSRRLSASIESASYGWYDRSPKIVEMDTGRPKSRLSSLRTSPPVLDAGTGDEWYAQSVSSPLLPCHLPGAPPRIAVPSSRHFPDYDWCALEKPRPATAQCTPRCTQYTPATPAKSVCGAATYSSPNCPNYMSSTQSSGAKSRSQSAPKQRPEAGVVGARKRVPLSEVILEARASLSSVGMHKSCNRVQEAFDFKAAAVSRSDRSSEAAAGRDRDMFLQRRW